The Eublepharis macularius isolate TG4126 chromosome 3, MPM_Emac_v1.0, whole genome shotgun sequence genome has a window encoding:
- the UBL3 gene encoding ubiquitin-like protein 3, whose amino-acid sequence MSSSVPSDMINLRLILVSGKTKEFLFSPNDSAADIAKHVYDNWPMDWEEEQVSSPNILRLIYQGRFLHGNVTLGALKLPFGKTTVMHLVARETLPEPNSQGQRNREKTGESNCCVIL is encoded by the exons ATAAATTTGCGCCTCATCTTGGtaagtggaaaaacaaaagaattcTTATTCTCTCCAAATGATTCGGCAGCAGACATTGCAAAACATGTATATGATAACTGGCCAATGG ACTGGGAAGAAGAACAGGTGAGCAGTCCAAATATTCTGCGGCTTATTTATCAAGGACGGTTTCTTCATGGCAACGTGACATTAGGAG CATTAAAACTTCCATTTGGTAAAACAACAGTGATGCATTTGGTGGCGAGAGAGACATTGCCAGAGCCAAACTCTCAAG GTCAGAGAAATCGTGAAAAAACTGGAGAGAGCAATTGCTGTGTAATCCTGTAA